Genomic DNA from Fimbriimonas ginsengisoli Gsoil 348:
CGGCGCCCCTTATCGTCGTCGGGGCGGCGAGCTACGTTTCGGCTTTGCCGAAGAAGTGGGACGACCACTACACCGTCCTGCCGATCAAGATCTTCGACTGGTCGCTCGAAGCTCGCCACGAGTTCATCGACGACGCGGCCGCCGCCATTCTGGTCCTTATCGTCGCGCTTCTGGCGCTGAACTCCGTCGCGATCTACCTGCGCTCCCGGGCGCGCGCGAGAATCGGCTGACTTCGAGTTCGCGGACTCCACGTTACAATAGAGACATGTCGCTCGTCGTTCGTGAAGAGGGCTCCGTACCCATACCGGAGGAATTGGCCGAGGAATTTGGAATCCACAAGGGGAGCCAAATCGAATGGGAGCGAACGGCTGATGGCTCCCTAACTCTCCGTGCCACGATGTCCCGTGAAGAGACGATTCGAGCCATCCGAGGCGCCGGTCGTAAGTTCTTGAAGCCGGGTGAGAGCGGCGTCGAGAGCTTTCTCCGGTGGCGTCAGGAAGAACGAGAACTGGATGACACCTATTGACCCATCTCCTCGACACCTCGGCGGCCCTTGCCCATTATTGGGGAGAAGCGGGGGCAGACCGCGTCGATGAGCTTCTCCGGGAGGCGGGAGTTTCAATAGGAATTTCCGTCCTTTCCGTCTTCGAAATCGCCCAGGCTGTTGCCCACCGTACAGGTGACGATAAGGAGGGAGGAACCGTGGCGAACGTATATGCGGGTCTCGCCCATGAGATCGCTCCCGTTTCGATGGAGACCGTTCGAGAAGGGCTCGATCTCCGCCGCAGCGCGACGGCGCGGATTGCTCTGGCGGACTGTCTAATCGCGGCGACTGCCGCTCAGAATGGCGCGGTCCTCGTCCACCGCGACCCTCACTTCTCAACCCTCCCGGCGGAGAGGCCGAGGCAAGAAGTGTTGCCGCCGAAGTAGTACTCGTTAGATCGAGTTCAAGACTGCGGACCCAAGATGCGGCCGGCGAGCAATAGGCCGAGCCATGCGCCGATAATCGACAGGATGACCGAGCCGAGTACGTAGCCGAGCGCTTGCCCATACAGCTTCCCCGTCATCAGCGCCAGTGCCTCCCAGGAGAAGCTGGAAAAGGTCGTGTAACCCCCTAGGATTCCGATCGCCAGAAAGAGACGCCAGTTGGGATGCCAGTTAAGGGCGGTCGACAGCCCGAGAAAAAGGGATATCACGAACGAGCCCGTCACATTGATAAAGAACGTGTGCCACGGAAACCCTTCGTCTAGCCGGCCTTGAATCCAGCCTCCGAGCCAATACCGAAGGTTTGCCCCCAAGAATCCGCCGGTTCCCACCAGTAGGGTTTGCAGAAGCACTTTCATCCGAGGTCACCGAGCCGCCGAGGGAGGGAGTAGAGGAGGCAATATTACTCTTTGTGGCATTTTCGTGAACATCAGGCTACCGCGCCGGGTCAGAAGTGGATGCCCTTTCTATCGTGAAGGGGTTTGAACACTTTGAAAAACCTAAGGAGAGAACCGATGTCGATGTTCCAAGTAGAAAGGCGGCAAAAAGATGGCGGGCGGCCGAAGCAGTTGCGAAAGCGAGGGGTGCTGCCGATGGCGCTTGTCGAGCGTACGCACGAAACGATGCTGATCCAAGCTCCGGTGGACGCTTTGCGGCACGCGATGGCCCACGTGGATAGCCACGGCCGCATGCAGATCCAGATCGGGGGAGAGGGCGGCTCCCGCCAAGCCATCGTAAAGCACGTCGAACAAGACGCGCTCCGGCACGAGCTTATTCACGTTACTCTGCAAGAAGTGGCCGACGAAGATACGATCAAGATGGACATCCCAGTCGTCGCGACGGGCCACTCCGCCGCTACCGACGAGTCCGGCGTGGCGCTCAACACCATCACCGATCACATCAAGATTCGCGGCCGAATCATGGACATGCCCGAGCATATCGAGGTCGATATCTCGAACATGGGCGTGGGCGACCACATCACCGCCGGCGATCTCAAGCTCGCCGACGGAGTCGAGTTGCTTTCCAATCCGGACACGATCCTGTTCAGCGTAAGCCAGCTCAGAATCGCCCAAGAAGAGCCGGAGACGACCGCCTCCGCGGAAGAGGAACCAACCGAAACCGCTTCAGATTCCACCGAGGAATCCTAATCCCGGAGCCCCCTCCTCGTCGATGTTTGTGCGATGAGGAGGGGGTTGGGGGTGGAGAATTCCGGTCCTCAATTGCCTCGCCGCTTCCTTTGCGGTTTTCAACGTGTGCGTCGCGCCGAACCTCTTGGTGGCGAGAACCCCCGCGAGGAGCCGCGCCCAGTCATCCCGTGCGCTGACCTGCGACCATCGCGGTAATGTGTTTATTGCAGGGATGGTCCGAAAGTTTCTGGGATGTAGAGGGCGATGAGGGAGGTTTGCGGCTGGCTGTTGAATCTCGAGTTTGCTTTGTTCGGCCTCTATGGGGTCGTTGCGATTGCGGTTTGCTCCAAGGTGAAGTTAACCGGCCCTCTCGATTTCGCCTGCGCGATCGGCGTTGTCGTGAGCCCCAGCGAATCGAAGCACCACGATAAGCTTTCCCTCATTCTTCTAGGATTCGTCTGCCTGCTTTTAGTGCTTAGAATCTTAGGGATGCTTAGGGAGATCCGTGAGAAGTCCGAGGTCGCAGGTTGCCGCCTAGGTTCCGACACTTCCGACGCGGTGTAAGCTCGTGGGGATGAGGGCAGTCGCGGTTGGGTTGTTGATTTCCGGGTTGTTGGTCTGTGCGGGAGCCCAGACGGGTGGGCTCAAGACTCGGTGGGCGGCGAAGGTGGGAGAGATCCCCTTGCCGGAATATCCGCGGCCGACAATGGTGAGGCCCAATTGGACGAATCTCAATGGAAGGTGGGAGTTCGCCATGACGAAGGGCGGGGCGGCTCCAAGGGTATTCCCGGAGAAGATCCGGGTGCCGTTTCCCGTCGAGTCGCAACTCTCGGGAATCAACCGCATGGTGCCCGCCGGGAGCATGGTCTGGTACCGTCGGTCCTTTGCCGCTCCCAAAGGGGGCGGGCGCACGCTGATCCACTTTGGCGCCGTTGATTGGTCCAGCGAGGTTCGAGTAAATGGCGTCAGCCTGGCCACCCATCAGGGTGGCTACGACGCGTTCACCGTCGACGCCACCGACGCGTTGAAGGGGAGTGGTCCGCAGGAGCTGTTGGTGGGCGTGAGCGACCCAACCGACGCCGGAACCCAGCCCCGAGGCAAGCAGGTCCGCCGCCCCGGCGGCATTTTCTACACCCCTACCACCGGAATCTGGCAGACGGTTTGGCTGGAACAGGTGCCGCCGCGCTCGTTCGATCATCTTAAGATCGACACGTGGCCCCGCGCCGGTCAGGTGGAGATCTCGCAATCGATCCGCGGCGACGAACACGGTTGCCGCGTCCGCGCCGAAGTTTTGAGTCACGGACGAGTGGTCGCCCGATCCGAGGCCGGCGCCAGTGGCACGAACACCCTCAAGGTGGCGAGCGCCAAATGGTGGAGTCCCGATGCTCCCAATCTTTACGACGTGAGGCTCACCCTTCTCGATGAGAAAGGGCGGCGGATCGACCAGGTCAAGAGCTATTTCGGCTTTCGCGAGGTCTCCGTAGGCCCCGGTCCGGACGGCAAAACCCGCATCCTGCTCAATGGCAAGCCGACTTTCATGGTCGGCCCGCTCGATCAAGGTTTCTGGCCCGACGGTCTCTACACCGCCCCCACGGACGACGCCCTCAAATACGATCTCGATGTCACCAAGCGGCTCGGCTTCAACATGATACGTAAGCACGTCAAGGTCGAACCGGAGCGGTGGTACACGTGGTGCGACCGCATGGGGATCTTGGTGTGGCAGGACATGCCGAGCGGGGACGGCTCCATCGGTCCGAACGACCCCGACCTGCAGCGTTCGCTCTTCTCTGCGAGCATTTTCGAGCGCGAGCTCGACGCCATGCTCCGTGGCCTTCATAACCACCCCTCCATCGTCACCTGGGTTGTCTTCAACGAGGGCTGGGGCCAGTACGACACGGCTCGGATGGCACAAAAGGTCAAAGACGCCGATCCGAGCCGCATCGTCGACTCGGTCACCGGCTGGGCGGATCGCGGCGTAGGCGACATGAACGACTGGCACGTCTACCCTGGTCCCGGCTCACCTAAGCCGGAGGCGAAACGAGCGGCGGTGCTGGGAGAGTTCGGCGGGCTCGGCCTACCCACTCCCGGCCACATGTGGCAAGCGACCGGCTGGGGTTACCGCTCCTTTAAGACGCCAGGCGAGCTGACGGCGGCGTTCGAGGGGATTTTCTCCAATCTGCACTTGTTGATCGGGGACCCCGGCCTATCGGCGGCGGTCTACACCCAAACCACCGATGTGGAGACCGAGCTCAACGGCTTAATGACGTACGACCGGGCCGTTATCAAGATGGACCCGGCCCGAGTCCGCCGGGCGGTGACGTCGCTCTTCGGACCCGTGCCGGCGGTTACAACCGTGCTGCCCACCAGCGAGAGCACCGCCTACAGGTGGCGTTACACGGAGTCGGCACCCCCCTCGGGATGGCAGGGTTCGACCTTCGACGAGTCGCATTGGCTAGAAGGGCTCGGGGGATTCGGGACGAAAGAGACGCCGGGCGCGATCGTGGGCACCGAGTGGCGCGGAAAGGATATCTGGCTGCGTCGGTGGTTCGACGTTTCGGGCCGCATCCAAGACGGTCTAGCGCTACGAATTCATCACGACGACCAAGCTGAGGTGTACCTCGACGGCGAATTGATCTCGACCTTGCCGGGTTGGACGTCGGCTTATTCGCTCGTCACCCTGCCCAAGGTGAAATTGAATCCTGGTCACCACATCTTGGCGATCCATTGCCACCAAGACGCCGGCGGCCAGTTCATCGACGCCGGTTTGGTGAGGATCAAGTAGCGTCGGCGCCCTTGCCGAGGATCCCGGCGTACGAAGTACGCCGGAAACGGGCGAGACGCCCTTGGGCCGGGGTGCGGACGGGACGTCCGCGCTCCTTGGATCCGACGCTACGTTAGGTTGAAGAAGCGGCGGGTGTTCGAAGTAGTCAATGCGGCGCACTCGTCGGCGGAGATGCCGAGCGCGTCGGCTAACCCCTGGTTGACGTAGGCCACGTAAGCCGACCGGTTGGGTTTGCCCCGGAACGGGACTGGAGACATATAAGGGGCGTCGGTTTCCACCACGATGCGGTCGGGCGGAATGGAGCGCATCACCTCGCGGAGCTCGTCGGCTTTCTTGTAGGTGATCGGACCATCCACTCCGAAGTAGCCGCCGAGCGCCACCGCCCGGGCGGCTTCCTCCTTTGTTCCCGCAAAGCAGTGGAAAAGATAGCGGTAGGAAGCGTCCTCCTCCAGCACGTCGAGGAGGTCCGAGTACGCCTCTCGGGCATGAAAGACGATCGGCTTGCCGAGCCGTTTGCCGAGGGCGAGCTGATCCCGGAGGGCTTGGAACTGAATCTCGTGGGGCGCGTAATCCCAGTGGTAATCGAGCCCGATCTCACCCAAGGCGACGACCTTCGGGTGGCCAAGAAGCTGTTCTAAGGCGGGCAAAGTGGAGGGGTCGTAATTCGCCGTGTAGTTCGGGTGCCAGCCGACGATGGCGTAGACCGGCTCGAAGCGATCCGCAAGCGCGATCGCACGGTTCCAATCTTCTGGTTCGGTGCCTACGACCAGCACCTTCTCCACTCCAGCCTCGGCGCAGGCGGCGAGCTCGGCCGCCGGATCGGGGAACGCTTTTTCGTCGTTCAGGTGGCAGTGGGTGTCGATAAGCATGGATCGCTGCTCTCCAGAGCGGCACTCCCGGTGCACTTCTGTACACCGGGAGCGGGCGAGACGCCCGGGGTCCGGGGAGCGGCCGGGACGGCCGCGCTCCGGCGAGCCCGTCCCTACTCGATCTTGCGCTTGGGAATCGAGTCGTCCTTGCGCGTCTTCTCCGCCGCCGCTTCCGCTCGGTCGCAGAATTGCTCGGGGGTGATTTGCTTGTTCAGCATGGATGTAAGGGCGTCTTGGATCTCCTTGTCCATCACTTTGTAGTAGTGACGCGCCTGGTAGCAGTAGACCGCCTTGCTATCGTGGAACGCCTTCGCCGGAACCTGCAGGGTTTCCGGAAGCTTGGTGTCGTCGCTCCCCTTGATCGCCATTAGGGTCCCCTTCTCCTCCACGAACCGCTTGGCTACCGGCAGCGAAGTCATGTACTTGTACAGGGCGACCGCCGCCTTCGGATTCTTGGCCGCGCTCGGGATCATCCACGGCTCGATGTCGATCATGAGGGCGCTCGGGTCACC
This window encodes:
- a CDS encoding AbrB/MazE/SpoVT family DNA-binding domain-containing protein is translated as MSLVVREEGSVPIPEELAEEFGIHKGSQIEWERTADGSLTLRATMSREETIRAIRGAGRKFLKPGESGVESFLRWRQEERELDDTY
- a CDS encoding type II toxin-antitoxin system VapC family toxin — its product is MTHLLDTSAALAHYWGEAGADRVDELLREAGVSIGISVLSVFEIAQAVAHRTGDDKEGGTVANVYAGLAHEIAPVSMETVREGLDLRRSATARIALADCLIAATAAQNGAVLVHRDPHFSTLPAERPRQEVLPPK
- the crcB gene encoding fluoride efflux transporter CrcB, giving the protein MKVLLQTLLVGTGGFLGANLRYWLGGWIQGRLDEGFPWHTFFINVTGSFVISLFLGLSTALNWHPNWRLFLAIGILGGYTTFSSFSWEALALMTGKLYGQALGYVLGSVILSIIGAWLGLLLAGRILGPQS
- a CDS encoding 50S ribosomal protein L25, whose amino-acid sequence is MSMFQVERRQKDGGRPKQLRKRGVLPMALVERTHETMLIQAPVDALRHAMAHVDSHGRMQIQIGGEGGSRQAIVKHVEQDALRHELIHVTLQEVADEDTIKMDIPVVATGHSAATDESGVALNTITDHIKIRGRIMDMPEHIEVDISNMGVGDHITAGDLKLADGVELLSNPDTILFSVSQLRIAQEEPETTASAEEEPTETASDSTEES
- a CDS encoding glycoside hydrolase family 2 protein is translated as MRAVAVGLLISGLLVCAGAQTGGLKTRWAAKVGEIPLPEYPRPTMVRPNWTNLNGRWEFAMTKGGAAPRVFPEKIRVPFPVESQLSGINRMVPAGSMVWYRRSFAAPKGGGRTLIHFGAVDWSSEVRVNGVSLATHQGGYDAFTVDATDALKGSGPQELLVGVSDPTDAGTQPRGKQVRRPGGIFYTPTTGIWQTVWLEQVPPRSFDHLKIDTWPRAGQVEISQSIRGDEHGCRVRAEVLSHGRVVARSEAGASGTNTLKVASAKWWSPDAPNLYDVRLTLLDEKGRRIDQVKSYFGFREVSVGPGPDGKTRILLNGKPTFMVGPLDQGFWPDGLYTAPTDDALKYDLDVTKRLGFNMIRKHVKVEPERWYTWCDRMGILVWQDMPSGDGSIGPNDPDLQRSLFSASIFERELDAMLRGLHNHPSIVTWVVFNEGWGQYDTARMAQKVKDADPSRIVDSVTGWADRGVGDMNDWHVYPGPGSPKPEAKRAAVLGEFGGLGLPTPGHMWQATGWGYRSFKTPGELTAAFEGIFSNLHLLIGDPGLSAAVYTQTTDVETELNGLMTYDRAVIKMDPARVRRAVTSLFGPVPAVTTVLPTSESTAYRWRYTESAPPSGWQGSTFDESHWLEGLGGFGTKETPGAIVGTEWRGKDIWLRRWFDVSGRIQDGLALRIHHDDQAEVYLDGELISTLPGWTSAYSLVTLPKVKLNPGHHILAIHCHQDAGGQFIDAGLVRIK
- a CDS encoding TatD family hydrolase, which encodes MLIDTHCHLNDEKAFPDPAAELAACAEAGVEKVLVVGTEPEDWNRAIALADRFEPVYAIVGWHPNYTANYDPSTLPALEQLLGHPKVVALGEIGLDYHWDYAPHEIQFQALRDQLALGKRLGKPIVFHAREAYSDLLDVLEEDASYRYLFHCFAGTKEEAARAVALGGYFGVDGPITYKKADELREVMRSIPPDRIVVETDAPYMSPVPFRGKPNRSAYVAYVNQGLADALGISADECAALTTSNTRRFFNLT